A genome region from Cognatishimia activa includes the following:
- a CDS encoding response regulator transcription factor — MSAPLITILDDEAGVRQVLSDALEEAGFQTMGFGRATEFEAALRRVTPDVCLVDLSLPDKDGLTLVHRLALELGAAVIIISGRAQVQDRVTGLELGADDYITKPFDPAEVVARVRARLRKDRAQPLNSSNTAKFNGWTAHFDRYVLEDQLGEETTFSHAEGEVLRLFLDSPKRLINRAQMQETLGGAAGESFDRAMDVRISRLRTKLQEDPKNPRLIKTIYGAGYIFLGDVSWV; from the coding sequence ATGAGCGCCCCATTGATTACAATTCTCGATGATGAAGCCGGCGTGCGTCAGGTCCTTTCGGACGCTTTGGAAGAGGCCGGTTTTCAAACTATGGGCTTTGGCCGTGCAACCGAGTTTGAAGCCGCCTTGCGGCGGGTGACGCCTGATGTTTGCCTCGTTGATCTGAGCCTGCCTGACAAGGACGGACTGACGCTCGTGCATCGGCTGGCGTTGGAACTGGGGGCTGCTGTCATTATCATTTCTGGCCGCGCGCAGGTTCAGGATCGGGTTACCGGATTAGAGCTGGGGGCCGATGACTATATCACCAAGCCTTTCGACCCTGCCGAAGTGGTGGCCCGCGTGCGAGCCCGCCTGCGCAAAGACCGCGCACAACCGCTCAACAGCTCGAACACAGCGAAATTTAACGGCTGGACCGCGCATTTTGATCGCTATGTGCTAGAAGATCAGCTAGGGGAAGAAACCACCTTTAGTCACGCAGAAGGCGAGGTGTTGCGGTTGTTTCTGGACAGCCCCAAACGTTTGATCAACCGCGCGCAGATGCAGGAAACCTTGGGCGGCGCTGCGGGCGAAAGCTTTGATCGGGCGATGGATGTGCGGATCAGCCGACTGCGGACGAAACTGCAAGAAGATCCGAAAAATCCGCGACTTATCAAGACGATCTACGGAGCCGGCTATATCTTTCTGGGCGATGTGTCTTGGGTTTGA
- a CDS encoding hybrid sensor histidine kinase/response regulator, whose translation MTPRSGLSQTVIQAMTMAGLNLIKQALSIYDSELRLVVANERFREMFEIPDHLMRPGASFEETIRVIATRGEYGDVEDIETLVKERVERALAFEPHYMEREREDGRWISVEGSPLPDGGWVAVYTDITNVKRQEELLRGRSEELSETLLKYSEDLASANRKLESTVIALEEAKRLVSDSEARMRLTTEMMPAHIAHVGPDYRYTYSNRRLSSVMPGRPRNIVGTLINETLGESAYARLEPHLETAFGGDPSVFEFTDQDSQRRIRVALTPDGEAAERRGVYILSMDITQEAQTRAALQQTRRRELAAQMTSGLAHDFSNLLTIILGTQSKLEKMDLDGAASELVDTTLTAARRGGTLLNQLADMTGQRAPKLARHQIRDLLLNLQSLAKPALDGQVSLMVKNYVPNRALLLDAGVIQDSLLNLILNSRDALNGVGQITLTVDVVQDIWLRLEVRDDGPGFSEEALAKGLDPFFTTKGSEGSGLGLPMVYDMAKLMGGDVRLSNTGEGAAVSIRLPLRWARGAEAPGLVLLVEDNPDLRGAIREMLTEQGHTVIETAIVEEALALLENVPDISLVLSDIKLEGVATGVDLARNVNGSLPLFLMTSLPEDDPLYVRAAALAPVLRKPFVAKDLANFLNAEDSE comes from the coding sequence ATGACACCTCGATCAGGACTATCGCAAACCGTTATTCAAGCCATGACAATGGCTGGTCTGAACCTGATCAAACAGGCTCTGTCCATCTATGACAGCGAGCTGCGACTTGTGGTGGCCAACGAGCGGTTTCGCGAGATGTTCGAGATCCCGGATCACCTGATGCGCCCCGGCGCGAGCTTTGAGGAAACCATTCGGGTTATCGCGACACGCGGTGAATATGGCGACGTGGAGGACATCGAAACGCTCGTGAAAGAGCGCGTCGAGCGCGCGCTTGCCTTTGAGCCGCATTACATGGAACGCGAGCGCGAAGACGGGCGCTGGATCAGCGTCGAGGGCTCTCCTCTGCCCGATGGCGGATGGGTGGCCGTCTATACTGACATCACGAACGTGAAGCGGCAGGAAGAGTTGTTGCGCGGCAGATCCGAGGAACTCTCGGAGACATTGCTCAAATACTCCGAAGATCTGGCCAGCGCGAACCGCAAGCTTGAAAGCACGGTCATTGCTTTGGAAGAGGCCAAACGGTTGGTTTCCGATTCTGAGGCCCGCATGCGTCTCACCACCGAAATGATGCCCGCCCATATTGCACACGTGGGCCCTGACTATCGCTATACCTATTCAAACAGGCGACTGTCGTCAGTCATGCCCGGTCGGCCGCGCAATATTGTAGGCACGTTGATCAATGAGACGCTCGGCGAATCCGCATACGCGCGCCTTGAGCCGCATCTCGAGACGGCTTTCGGCGGGGACCCGTCGGTCTTTGAATTCACCGATCAAGACAGCCAACGTCGCATCCGCGTCGCCCTGACCCCTGACGGAGAAGCGGCCGAGCGGCGGGGCGTTTACATCCTGTCGATGGATATCACCCAAGAAGCCCAGACACGCGCCGCTCTGCAACAAACACGTCGCCGCGAATTGGCGGCGCAGATGACCAGCGGTTTGGCGCATGATTTCTCAAATCTGCTGACCATCATTCTCGGCACGCAGAGCAAGCTTGAAAAAATGGACCTTGATGGGGCGGCCAGCGAGCTTGTGGACACGACTTTGACGGCGGCACGGCGCGGAGGCACCTTGCTCAACCAACTTGCGGATATGACCGGTCAACGCGCCCCGAAACTCGCGCGCCATCAGATCCGCGATCTTTTGCTGAACCTGCAAAGCTTGGCGAAACCTGCGCTCGATGGTCAGGTCAGCCTGATGGTTAAGAACTATGTGCCCAACCGCGCGCTTTTGCTGGATGCGGGCGTGATACAAGACAGCCTTTTGAATCTCATTCTAAACTCGCGCGACGCGCTGAATGGCGTTGGGCAAATCACTCTGACCGTCGATGTTGTGCAGGACATCTGGCTCAGGCTCGAAGTGCGCGACGACGGACCCGGGTTCAGCGAAGAGGCCTTAGCCAAAGGGCTAGATCCATTCTTCACCACCAAAGGCTCGGAGGGCTCAGGCCTTGGCCTTCCGATGGTCTATGATATGGCCAAACTCATGGGTGGCGATGTCCGCCTATCCAACACCGGCGAAGGCGCCGCCGTCTCGATCCGCCTGCCATTGCGGTGGGCGCGCGGGGCGGAGGCTCCAGGGCTTGTGCTCTTGGTCGAGGACAACCCAGATCTGCGCGGCGCGATCCGGGAGATGTTGACCGAACAGGGCCACACGGTGATCGAAACCGCCATCGTCGAAGAGGCCTTGGCCTTGTTGGAAAACGTCCCTGACATCTCGCTGGTCTTGTCCGATATCAAACTTGAAGGCGTGGCGACCGGCGTGGATTTGGCACGTAACGTCAATGGATCGTTGCCCTTGTTCTTGATGACCAGCCTGCCCGAAGATGATCCTCTCTACGTGCGCGCTGCTGCCTTAGCTCCCGTGCTGCGCAAACCTTTCGTCGCCAAGGATCTGGCCAACTTCTTGAATGCCGAGGACTCAGAATGA
- a CDS encoding DUF5928 domain-containing protein, translating to MAKIAFILLCHKDPAAVVEQATRLTATGDCISIHYDKSADPAGFREIQSQLADNPNVVLVKRRVKCGWGEWSLVEATLRAVRAALDAFPKATHFYMLSGDCMPIKTSEYIQEFLAEQDADFIESHDFFESDWIKTGMKEDRLIYRHFVNERGRKDLFYRLYNLQKRFGISREIPKDIQVHIGSQWWCLRRPTMEKLMELVRERRDLVRFFKFTWIPDETFFQTLIRLVVPAEEIESRTLTFLMFTDYGMPLVFYNDHYDMLINQNFLFARKISPEADELKARLGDLYAAKGVSFEISDEGPGLFKFVTERGRISRRYGNRFWEVETTLGRDRELMIVVCKKWHVAKRVLAKIKQVTNVPAVEFLFQEEDTELPDLGGIQSTVAKRHRHRRALLRMMFDYFQTNRMIICMDPQGLELLKDFYADRSTTRALEIQCSYSDDYLKGHAARIGLAGESTPKDTFERILPTIRRGIDDESDAIRDARFENYHYIREQDEFDDFLDPLQAFLSVSQDQARDIAATPHMFAD from the coding sequence ATGGCAAAAATTGCATTTATTTTGCTTTGTCACAAAGACCCTGCGGCTGTTGTGGAACAGGCTACGCGTCTCACCGCAACTGGTGATTGCATTTCCATCCACTATGACAAAAGCGCGGATCCGGCAGGCTTTCGCGAGATCCAATCTCAGTTGGCAGACAATCCAAACGTCGTTTTGGTGAAGCGTCGCGTGAAGTGTGGTTGGGGGGAATGGTCTCTGGTCGAGGCCACACTGCGCGCGGTGCGTGCCGCGCTGGATGCCTTCCCGAAGGCCACGCATTTCTACATGCTTTCTGGCGATTGCATGCCGATCAAAACCTCGGAATATATCCAAGAGTTTCTGGCCGAACAGGACGCGGATTTCATCGAAAGCCACGACTTTTTCGAAAGCGACTGGATCAAGACAGGCATGAAAGAAGACCGTCTGATCTATCGCCATTTCGTCAATGAGCGTGGGCGCAAAGATCTGTTCTACCGACTTTACAACCTGCAAAAGCGTTTCGGCATATCTCGGGAAATTCCCAAGGATATTCAGGTGCATATCGGCAGCCAATGGTGGTGTTTGCGGCGTCCGACTATGGAAAAGCTGATGGAGCTGGTGCGGGAACGCCGCGATCTGGTGCGGTTTTTCAAATTCACCTGGATCCCGGACGAGACCTTCTTTCAGACTCTCATTCGTCTTGTAGTGCCTGCTGAGGAAATCGAGAGCCGCACGCTGACGTTTTTGATGTTCACTGATTACGGCATGCCGCTGGTTTTCTACAACGACCACTACGACATGCTGATCAATCAGAACTTCCTGTTTGCGCGCAAAATCAGCCCCGAGGCGGACGAGCTGAAAGCAAGGCTTGGCGATCTCTATGCGGCCAAAGGCGTGTCATTTGAGATCTCGGACGAGGGGCCAGGCCTTTTCAAATTCGTCACCGAACGTGGCCGGATCAGCCGTCGCTATGGCAACCGCTTCTGGGAGGTCGAAACGACTCTGGGACGTGACCGCGAGCTGATGATCGTCGTGTGCAAGAAATGGCATGTTGCAAAGCGCGTTCTGGCCAAGATTAAACAGGTCACCAATGTGCCCGCTGTGGAATTCCTGTTCCAAGAAGAGGACACCGAGCTGCCCGATCTTGGCGGCATCCAAAGCACGGTTGCAAAACGTCACCGCCATCGCCGCGCGTTGTTGCGGATGATGTTTGATTATTTCCAAACCAACCGGATGATCATCTGTATGGATCCTCAGGGGCTTGAGCTTCTCAAAGACTTCTACGCGGATCGATCGACCACGCGCGCTTTAGAAATTCAGTGCAGCTACAGCGATGACTACCTCAAAGGCCATGCCGCGCGCATCGGACTGGCTGGCGAAAGCACGCCGAAGGATACGTTTGAACGCATCCTGCCAACCATTCGACGCGGGATCGATGACGAAAGCGACGCTATTCGCGATGCGCGATTTGAAAATTACCACTACATCCGCGAACAGGACGAGTTTGACGACTTCTTGGACCCTCTGCAGGCGTTCTTGTCGGTCTCGCAAGATCAAGCGCGCGATATCGCAGCAACGCCACATATGTTTGCCGACTAA
- a CDS encoding histidine phosphatase family protein: MSQMMLVRHGQANSSARDEESYDRLSDLGHQQAAWLGAYLRDTGQHFTRVYCGSMRRHQETAQGMGAEQYGSLQIDARLNEFPYFSLAQSYERQTGEPVPMTREGFAMQLERVLAAWAADELEDIAEPFADFAARVDAVIQDIASGDGPALVVTSGGLISTVLRTTLALNTPAWAQMCLAIHNTSLHNWQAFMGRQLLTQFNSVPHLDTPERRHALTHL, encoded by the coding sequence ATGAGCCAGATGATGTTGGTGCGCCATGGGCAGGCGAACTCGAGTGCACGGGATGAAGAAAGCTATGATCGGCTGTCGGATCTTGGGCATCAACAGGCGGCTTGGCTCGGCGCCTATCTGCGCGACACGGGACAGCATTTCACGCGGGTCTATTGTGGCTCCATGCGGCGCCATCAGGAAACCGCGCAGGGCATGGGGGCTGAGCAATATGGATCGCTGCAGATCGACGCACGTCTTAACGAGTTCCCGTATTTTTCTTTGGCTCAGTCCTATGAGCGTCAAACCGGCGAACCGGTGCCTATGACACGCGAAGGCTTCGCGATGCAGTTGGAGCGCGTGCTCGCGGCATGGGCGGCAGACGAGCTAGAAGATATTGCCGAGCCTTTCGCGGATTTTGCCGCGCGGGTGGATGCGGTGATTCAGGATATAGCGAGCGGTGACGGCCCGGCTTTGGTTGTGACATCCGGTGGTTTGATAAGCACGGTATTGCGAACCACTTTGGCGTTGAACACCCCGGCTTGGGCACAGATGTGTCTGGCGATCCACAATACGTCGCTACACAATTGGCAGGCTTTCATGGGACGGCAATTGTTGACGCAATTCAATAGCGTCCCCCATCTAGACACACCAGAGAGACGCCACGCTTTAACGCATCTGTAA
- a CDS encoding adenosine kinase translates to MTQYQVVGIGNAIVDVISQCDDSFLDLMGIQKGIMQLVEKERGEVLYGGMTNRVQAPGGSVANTLAGLGALGLTTAFIGRVNDDALGKFYQAEMVAGGTDFPNAPVAGGELPTSRSMIFVSPDGERSMNTYLGISSEVGPEDVSEDVAGNAKLLFLEGYLYDKPQGKQAFERAAELCKTGGGKAGISLSDPFCVDRHRDDFRRLVKELDYVIGNDHEWKSLYQTDDLQEALDQAAQETGLIVCTRSGEDVIMVEGGETATAPVRTIVPVDATGAGDLFAAGFLYGYATGQPLAKAGRMGCVAAAEVISHFGARPEADLKALFRKEGLL, encoded by the coding sequence ATGACCCAATATCAAGTCGTCGGCATCGGTAATGCGATTGTTGATGTCATCAGCCAATGTGACGATAGCTTTCTGGACCTCATGGGCATCCAAAAAGGCATTATGCAGCTGGTCGAGAAAGAACGCGGCGAAGTGCTGTATGGCGGGATGACCAACCGGGTTCAGGCGCCGGGTGGATCTGTGGCGAATACGCTCGCGGGCCTTGGGGCGCTGGGCCTGACCACTGCCTTTATCGGGCGCGTGAATGACGATGCCCTGGGCAAGTTTTACCAAGCCGAAATGGTCGCAGGCGGCACGGATTTCCCGAATGCGCCGGTTGCGGGCGGTGAATTGCCAACCTCTCGTTCTATGATTTTTGTTTCGCCGGATGGTGAGCGGTCAATGAACACCTATCTGGGGATTTCCTCCGAGGTCGGACCAGAGGACGTGTCCGAGGATGTGGCTGGCAACGCGAAGCTTCTGTTCCTTGAGGGCTATCTTTACGACAAGCCACAGGGCAAGCAGGCGTTTGAACGGGCTGCAGAGCTTTGCAAAACAGGAGGTGGCAAGGCTGGGATTTCCCTGTCTGACCCATTCTGCGTAGACCGTCACCGCGATGACTTCCGTCGCCTTGTGAAAGAGCTGGACTATGTCATCGGCAATGACCACGAGTGGAAGTCGCTCTATCAGACCGACGACCTCCAAGAAGCGCTGGATCAAGCGGCTCAGGAAACTGGTTTGATCGTATGCACACGTTCCGGCGAAGACGTGATCATGGTCGAAGGCGGCGAGACCGCGACGGCACCTGTCCGCACGATTGTCCCCGTGGATGCCACAGGCGCTGGCGATCTGTTCGCGGCCGGGTTCCTATATGGCTATGCGACCGGCCAGCCCTTGGCAAAAGCGGGCCGCATGGGCTGTGTCGCTGCTGCCGAAGTCATCAGCCACTTTGGTGCGCGCCCCGAAGCGGATCTAAAGGCCTTGTTCCGCAAGGAAGGCCTGCTCTAA
- a CDS encoding WGR domain-containing protein — MAECFLYRHLPSSPPRFYRVEIAYDLFDDVAVICEWGVVGGLKHRTSQSFANLREASQLADGLREDAVQRGYQEDALSWQM, encoded by the coding sequence ATGGCAGAGTGCTTCCTGTATAGACACCTCCCCTCAAGCCCGCCGCGTTTCTATCGCGTCGAGATCGCTTATGATCTTTTTGATGATGTTGCCGTGATCTGCGAATGGGGTGTCGTCGGTGGGCTAAAACACAGGACATCCCAAAGCTTTGCCAACCTTCGCGAAGCCTCTCAACTGGCCGACGGGCTTCGCGAAGACGCGGTTCAGCGGGGGTATCAGGAAGACGCTCTTAGCTGGCAAATGTAG
- the fdhF gene encoding formate dehydrogenase subunit alpha, with amino-acid sequence MSDRIRFTLDGQEVEADKGLTIWEIAHGRGLVIPHLCHKPQPGYRPDGNCRACMVEIEGERVLAASCIREPSEGMVVHTNTARAESARKMVVEMLVADQPEREESHDKSSHLWDMADLNGVSESRFPKLEEGRIPLLDDSHVAMSVNLDACISCGLCVRACREVQVNDVIGMAGRGHDAYPTFDIADPMGDSTCVACGECVQACPTGALMPATVVDENQVGDRKDFDTETESVCPFCGVGCKVSLKVKDNKVKYVEGINGPANEGRLCVKGRFGFDYIHHKHRLTVPLIRRDDAPAKGLNVDPGDLSTHFREATWEEAMDLAAKGLIKLRDEDPKSVAGFGSAKCTNEEAYLFQKFIRQGFKHNNVDHCTRLCHASSVAALIENVGSGAVTATFNEVKNSDVAIVIGANPIENHPVAATYFKQFTKRGGKLIVMDPRGVGLRRFADEMLQFRPGADVAMLNSIMNVIVEEELYDSQYIHRWTENWDAEKAHLKDFTPEAMEKISGIDPEQIRRVARTFAKAKAGIIFWGMGVSQHIHGTDNSRCLISLALMTGNVGKPGAGLHPLRGQNNVQGASDAGLIPMFLPDYQTVTSDDVRRSFTDVWGGGDFSNEKGLTVTEIVDQVYAGNIKGMYIQGENPAMSDPDVEHARDAFAKLDLMIVQDIFLTETANYADIILPASALYEKNGTVSNTNRQVQRVRPAVTPPGEAREDWAITVELGQRIGLPWEYKDVSEVFAEMKLNMKSLDNITWERLETETVTYPSLSPEDPGQAIVFGDGFPREDGRARFTPAAVIPPDEAPDADFPMIMTTGRQLEHWHTGSMTRRSLVLDHVEPEANCSLHPKTLRRLGIQPGEMLRLSTRRGSIEIMARADRAIAEDMVFVPFAYVEAAANVLTNPAIDPYGKIPEFKFAAVKVEKIDQQIAAE; translated from the coding sequence ATGTCCGATCGTATACGTTTCACATTGGATGGCCAGGAAGTTGAGGCTGACAAGGGCCTTACGATCTGGGAGATCGCGCATGGTCGCGGTCTGGTGATCCCGCATCTGTGTCACAAGCCGCAGCCTGGGTACCGTCCCGACGGCAATTGCCGGGCTTGTATGGTCGAGATCGAAGGCGAGCGTGTTCTGGCGGCGTCTTGTATTCGTGAACCCTCTGAGGGCATGGTTGTTCACACCAACACCGCGCGGGCGGAAAGCGCGCGCAAGATGGTTGTTGAGATGCTGGTCGCCGATCAGCCCGAGCGCGAAGAGAGCCATGATAAATCCAGCCACCTCTGGGATATGGCGGATCTCAATGGCGTCTCTGAGTCCCGTTTCCCGAAGCTTGAAGAGGGCCGCATTCCGCTTTTGGACGACAGCCATGTCGCGATGAGCGTGAACCTTGATGCCTGTATCTCCTGCGGCCTCTGCGTGCGTGCTTGTCGCGAAGTTCAGGTGAATGACGTGATCGGCATGGCTGGACGTGGCCACGACGCTTATCCGACCTTTGACATCGCTGACCCGATGGGGGACTCAACCTGTGTGGCCTGCGGCGAATGTGTTCAGGCCTGCCCGACGGGGGCTCTGATGCCAGCCACGGTGGTCGATGAGAACCAAGTCGGCGACCGCAAGGATTTTGACACGGAAACTGAGTCCGTCTGCCCGTTTTGTGGCGTTGGCTGTAAGGTCAGCCTCAAGGTCAAAGACAATAAGGTCAAATACGTCGAGGGCATCAACGGCCCTGCCAACGAAGGCCGCCTTTGCGTGAAGGGCCGCTTTGGCTTTGACTATATCCACCATAAACACCGCCTGACCGTGCCGCTGATCCGCCGTGACGATGCGCCCGCCAAGGGCTTGAACGTAGACCCCGGCGATCTGTCGACCCATTTCCGCGAAGCCACGTGGGAAGAGGCGATGGATCTGGCCGCCAAGGGCCTGATCAAGCTGCGCGATGAGGATCCTAAGTCCGTCGCAGGTTTTGGCTCGGCCAAATGCACCAACGAAGAGGCGTATCTCTTCCAGAAGTTCATCCGCCAGGGATTCAAACACAACAACGTCGATCACTGCACGCGGCTTTGTCACGCGTCTTCAGTGGCGGCCTTGATCGAGAACGTCGGCTCTGGCGCCGTCACCGCGACCTTCAACGAGGTCAAGAACTCGGATGTGGCCATCGTCATCGGTGCGAACCCGATTGAGAACCACCCGGTGGCAGCGACCTACTTCAAACAGTTCACCAAGCGCGGTGGCAAGCTCATCGTGATGGATCCGCGCGGCGTCGGCCTGCGCCGCTTTGCCGACGAGATGCTGCAATTCCGCCCGGGGGCCGATGTGGCGATGCTCAATTCGATCATGAATGTGATCGTCGAAGAAGAGCTTTATGACAGCCAATACATCCACCGTTGGACCGAGAACTGGGACGCCGAGAAAGCCCACCTCAAGGACTTTACGCCTGAGGCGATGGAAAAGATCTCGGGCATTGATCCCGAGCAAATCCGCCGCGTGGCGCGCACCTTCGCGAAGGCCAAAGCAGGTATCATCTTTTGGGGTATGGGCGTCAGCCAGCACATCCACGGCACGGACAATTCCCGCTGCCTCATTAGCCTCGCGCTGATGACCGGCAACGTTGGCAAACCCGGCGCAGGTCTGCACCCGCTGCGCGGCCAGAACAACGTACAAGGCGCCTCTGACGCGGGCCTGATCCCGATGTTCCTGCCGGACTACCAGACGGTGACCAGCGACGATGTGCGGCGCAGCTTCACCGATGTCTGGGGCGGCGGAGACTTCAGCAATGAAAAAGGCCTCACCGTGACCGAGATCGTCGATCAGGTCTACGCGGGCAACATCAAAGGCATGTATATCCAGGGTGAGAACCCCGCGATGTCAGACCCTGATGTCGAACACGCACGCGACGCTTTCGCGAAGCTCGATCTGATGATCGTGCAGGATATCTTCCTGACGGAAACCGCGAACTACGCCGACATCATCCTGCCGGCTTCTGCCCTCTATGAGAAGAACGGCACGGTCTCCAACACCAACCGCCAAGTCCAGCGGGTGCGCCCTGCGGTGACGCCTCCGGGTGAGGCGCGTGAGGATTGGGCCATCACAGTTGAGCTCGGCCAGCGCATTGGTCTGCCGTGGGAGTACAAAGACGTCTCTGAAGTCTTTGCCGAGATGAAGCTCAATATGAAATCCTTGGACAATATCACCTGGGAGCGTCTGGAAACTGAAACCGTCACCTACCCATCGCTCTCCCCGGAAGATCCCGGTCAGGCGATTGTCTTTGGCGATGGCTTCCCCCGCGAAGACGGCCGCGCGCGGTTCACCCCTGCCGCTGTGATCCCACCGGATGAAGCGCCAGATGCGGACTTCCCGATGATCATGACCACGGGCCGTCAGCTCGAACATTGGCACACAGGGTCGATGACCCGCCGCTCTCTGGTGCTCGATCACGTAGAGCCTGAAGCAAACTGCTCGCTGCACCCCAAGACGCTGCGCCGTCTGGGCATCCAGCCGGGCGAGATGCTGCGCCTTTCGACCCGTCGCGGCTCCATCGAGATCATGGCGCGTGCGGATCGGGCAATTGCCGAGGACATGGTCTTTGTGCCCTTCGCCTATGTCGAAGCCGCCGCCAACGTGCTCACCAACCCGGCCATCGACCCCTATGGCAAAATCCCAGAGTTCAAATTCGCCGCCGTCAAAGTCGAGAAAATCGACCAGCAAATCGCCGCGGAATAA
- a CDS encoding zinc-finger domain-containing protein: MTTDAPETIIVDSYRVACDGGDGALGHPRVYLTIPREVGYVVCPYCGRKYVHRDFADKLA; encoded by the coding sequence ATGACCACTGACGCGCCTGAAACCATCATCGTGGACAGCTATCGTGTGGCTTGTGACGGTGGAGACGGTGCCTTGGGCCATCCGCGCGTCTATCTGACGATCCCGCGCGAAGTTGGCTATGTGGTCTGCCCTTACTGCGGTCGCAAATATGTGCATCGCGACTTTGCGGACAAACTGGCCTAA
- a CDS encoding sulfotransferase family protein codes for MGFPGVWMTESQSVVYRVVPKCACSTIGQIMYYSDNGDYFDGDIHDATAGMHKWALDDSKPLITDAVKAGETYAFTCVRNPYTRILSSFFDKICGIQRNGRRYRGNMVPMLIQKYGIDVGGEDGTEEFDQIKSFRRFLLFARDTIRFRRPMDPDIHWSATSGHVSTFIQNGGRYNKIFWTESFNEGMQDVLDHIEVPNAIKLKDVPRFNESEGHGPKRAHPVEDYFDDLSMHLMYEIYKRDFKLFKYDFENPANKMPIGEIDLDEVHAKLGD; via the coding sequence ATGGGATTTCCCGGCGTCTGGATGACGGAAAGTCAAAGCGTGGTGTACCGCGTTGTGCCGAAATGCGCCTGCTCGACCATCGGGCAGATCATGTATTATTCCGACAACGGCGACTACTTTGACGGCGATATCCACGATGCAACCGCAGGGATGCACAAGTGGGCGCTGGATGACAGCAAACCGCTGATCACAGATGCTGTGAAAGCTGGTGAAACCTATGCGTTTACCTGCGTGCGCAACCCCTATACTCGGATCCTCAGCTCGTTCTTTGACAAGATCTGCGGCATTCAGCGCAATGGACGGCGCTATCGCGGCAATATGGTGCCGATGCTGATCCAGAAATATGGGATCGATGTCGGCGGAGAGGACGGCACCGAGGAGTTTGACCAGATCAAGAGCTTCCGTCGTTTTTTGCTGTTTGCCCGCGACACCATTCGCTTTCGCCGCCCGATGGATCCCGACATTCACTGGTCAGCGACCTCGGGCCATGTCTCGACATTCATTCAGAATGGCGGGCGCTATAACAAGATCTTCTGGACCGAGAGCTTTAATGAAGGGATGCAGGATGTACTGGATCACATCGAGGTGCCCAATGCGATCAAGCTGAAAGATGTGCCGCGGTTTAACGAATCCGAGGGCCATGGCCCCAAACGCGCGCATCCTGTTGAGGATTACTTCGACGATCTCTCGATGCATCTAATGTACGAGATCTACAAACGCGACTTCAAACTCTTCAAATATGATTTCGAGAATCCGGCCAATAAGATGCCCATCGGGGAAATCGATTTGGATGAAGTCCACGCTAAGCTCGGCGACTAA
- the nth gene encoding endonuclease III gives MAKQLDYHTIREIFTRFEAAEAEPKGELDHVNAYTLVVAVALSAQATDVGVNKATKNLFPIADTPQKMLDLGEERLIEHIKTIGLYRNKAKNVMKLSRILVDDYGGEVPNSRAALESLPGVGRKTANVVLNMWWQYPAQAVDTHIYRFGNRSGVCPGKDVVAVERAIEDHIPTDFQQHAHHWMILHGRYTCKARKPLCGTCLIRDLCLFEDKNL, from the coding sequence TCTTTACCCGATTTGAAGCCGCCGAAGCCGAGCCCAAAGGAGAGCTTGATCACGTCAATGCCTATACATTGGTGGTCGCTGTGGCCTTGTCCGCGCAGGCGACCGACGTTGGAGTGAACAAGGCGACAAAGAACCTCTTTCCCATCGCGGATACGCCGCAAAAGATGTTGGACCTAGGCGAAGAGCGGCTGATTGAACATATCAAAACCATCGGTCTTTACCGCAACAAAGCGAAGAACGTGATGAAGCTGAGCCGTATTCTGGTGGACGATTACGGTGGCGAAGTTCCCAATTCCCGCGCTGCTTTGGAAAGCCTGCCGGGCGTGGGGCGCAAGACCGCCAATGTGGTTTTGAACATGTGGTGGCAATACCCCGCGCAGGCGGTGGATACGCATATCTATCGCTTTGGCAATCGGTCAGGTGTGTGCCCTGGCAAGGACGTCGTTGCCGTGGAGCGCGCCATCGAGGACCATATCCCGACCGATTTCCAACAACACGCGCACCATTGGATGATCCTGCATGGACGCTACACCTGCAAAGCGCGTAAACCCCTGTGCGGCACCTGCCTGATTCGAGATCTCTGCCTATTTGAGGACAAAAACCTATGA